One window of Treponema denticola genomic DNA carries:
- the trxA gene encoding thioredoxin TrxA gives MIELTKENFEQEVHQSKGVTFVDFWSDGCVPCKQLMPDVHAMAERHAGKAKFCSFNIDGARRVAMKEQVLGLPTMLIYIDGERKDSVTGSDLTINQIEEMVKKYI, from the coding sequence ATGATTGAATTGACAAAAGAAAATTTTGAACAAGAAGTTCATCAGTCAAAGGGTGTAACCTTTGTAGATTTTTGGTCGGACGGATGCGTTCCCTGTAAACAATTAATGCCGGATGTTCACGCAATGGCAGAACGCCATGCCGGAAAGGCAAAGTTTTGCTCATTCAATATTGACGGTGCAAGACGCGTTGCTATGAAAGAGCAGGTTTTAGGTCTTCCCACAATGCTCATCTATATTGACGGTGAGAGAAAAGACAGCGTTACCGGAAGCGATTTGACCATTAATCAAATCGAAGAGATGGTAAAAAAATACATCTAA